From Candidatus Nomurabacteria bacterium, one genomic window encodes:
- a CDS encoding response regulator, with the protein MAGSKTILCIEDEYFISELYARALRRAGYDVTLMMSGDDGLNAALTDHYDIILLDLMIPGITGFEVLDKIKAHSPALHSKIIITTNLDQDDANRERVEQQADGYIIKAEITPKQLVEIIDKIKID; encoded by the coding sequence ATGGCTGGATCAAAAACCATTCTCTGTATCGAGGATGAATATTTTATAAGCGAGTTGTATGCTCGAGCACTACGTCGAGCTGGATATGATGTGACTCTTATGATGAGTGGCGACGATGGTCTAAACGCTGCTTTGACCGATCACTACGATATTATTCTGTTAGATTTAATGATTCCGGGTATCACCGGCTTTGAAGTACTCGATAAGATTAAAGCTCACAGCCCGGCACTCCACAGCAAGATAATTATTACGACTAACCTCGACCAAGACGACGCCAACCGCGAGCGAGTCGAGCAACAAGCCGATGGTTACATTATTAAAGCCGAGATTACCCCCAAACAGTTAGTCGAAATAATCGACAAAATCAAGATCGATTAA